GATcgtaattttgatatgatgAATCATAAAGTATTATCTTGATGATACtgataaatatattattattattattattattattattattattattattattattattattattattaatattattattattatcttcataatgataatgatgattattgtgatgatggtAGTAATAGTTGTCATATTTGGGTGTTTCCATGATATAAGAGACAAAATGGGTATCAATCacacacgggggggggggtgcgtgtattattacccccccccccccccatccaatAATTCAAACATAATGTTTATTACAAATCATATGACAAGTATCATCAAGAAGAGTACACGCTCACGGTTCCAAATTGCGAGATTAATTGCTGTGTATATGCATTTTTTCTCTCTGAATTTTACGTATTAATAAAACCACTCCTTACAGATATTGTTAgaaacagatagatagaaaaatagaagaaaaaaatccaggataAAAGAGAATAACATTTTCGTAGATGACATTATCTTTTCAGAATTTAACCCTCTCTGCAACCAACCGCTTGTGTTGTGCCCGCGCACCCTTTTGTACGTCACCTTATTTTTTGTTAGTAACTTCTTTATCCCGGTTTgtgatgcaaaaaaaatgtatatacatagtaaaataaatgagaattgaaatttcagagtgTGTGAACCCCCCAAACCGATAAAATTCCTCAAATGACTCGCGCTCACATTTGTCTACCTAGTCTTGGAGAAATACAGCGGACTTGTACTtaatgacaagtccaccccaactaaaagttgattttgaaaaaaggagaaaaatccaacaagcaaaacacttaaaatttcatcaaaatcggatgtaaaataagaaagtttatgacattttaaagtttcgcttaatttcacaaaacagttatatgcacatcctggtcagtatgcaaattggcagactgatgacgtcacccactcactatctattttgtattttattatatgaaatatgaaattttctatttttcctccttgtcaagtgaaacaaagttttatttctccctgaacatgtggatttACCATTaatttaacagtttatggttattcaaagttggttcttattgtcaaatctgtaaaaatggaaattttgtattattcaaacaataaaaaacaaaaatagtgagtgatggacatcattgactctctcatttgcatatcgctgagttgtgcatttaactgttttgtgaaaaataagcgaaacttcaaaatgtcataactttcttattttacatccggtttcgatgaaatttgcagcgttatgtttgtttgatttttctctatcgatttaaatcaacaattttctggggtggacttgacctttaaaattgtAGTGTTAAGGACTACCACCGGTGGAGTACAGATGTTGGGCTTGGGGACCATGGAAGAAAAGGGGTGTCTTTTGGTAAGTGAAGTGCTTCATAcataagtctttatgaaacgagtCCAGGAGGATATAGGAATATTATGCAAAGTACTTATAAATGCATGCAacacattaaaacaaaaatcggtttttaatgaataaaagaaaagtcatTTAATTCACACATGAGCTTTgggaaattttgacattttcaagtttcgcttgCTTTCCAGTAAACAGTTCAGTGCATACTGTGgttagtatgcaaatgagggaactgactTCACCCATTTACAATTTCTTTGTTATATTGtaagatataatatgaaaattttaatattgttttttctttgagTATCGGCAAATAATAAATCCATTGTCAGCGGCGAAAGTCACAGATCATTAGGGGGTCAGTAACCTGAAAAACACTTCAAGTGGTTCTCCGGACTGaaaatgatttcaagtaaaGAAGGGTCAAATTCACCAAGCAAATCGATGAATAGTTCATCAGAATCTGATAACAAATGACGAAGTTAATGAAGTTTAAACtttagcaacattttgtgaaaacatttacatgtatttgcacACTGCTATCAATATCCATCATatatgatgtcatgtccccacttttctctttcttgtGTTAATGCATAAAATcagaattatttcatattttcatacttttccttgtcaaaaataaaataggttAGAAAAAATGAGTACCTTATGcattaattcaattttaatccaattgttttcattcttggtgtgaaaaatatgaatgaacaTGATCATATACATTTATAAACAGTGCGTCCCACGAAAagcgaaaccgagatttatagATAATTTATCATgccttaatcgcaaatacaatagacaaaatgACCTATCATTACGGTCTCCTCTTTCATTTAAAATAACTTAGATTATTCTTCATTCATGCCTgggtgagcaaaaacaatttgaagaaaggaaaccaaaaagtcacttggcggacGGTATCcgagttttaaaaaagaaaataaagttaaaaagttcaatatctgttctttactttgatacctcaattacagaaaacggtcaagaaataagaaagttctgtttatttgaaataaagcttgaattccaataatttcataaagcgaagaggttttacaggataGCTTTTAGACTTAATCGACACTTCGTTCTTTTTGTAAACtgtgcgatagcttcagtgggaaaccgATGAAAACACGTGTTTCATGAacttatggaaatacaagcattgtttcgaagaaacataactttgttatttcttgaccattttctgctGTTTAGctttcaaattaaagagcagatatcgAACTTTTTACGtctgtgattttctttttttgaattttgatacaccccgccaaatgactttttgttaTCCTTTcctcaaattgtttttactcactcatgcgtgaatgaaaaattgtgTATATTATATCAGCTAAAAGAAGATATTCTAAGCTTTGCAATGATGggtcatttgtttattgtatttgtgcttaagttatgataaatcatcgctaaacctcggtttcgttttttgtgggacacactgtataacaaaataaaaaagtggggGATGTGTAGTCATCAGCTTACTCATTGCATTATTATGAGGACATGCATAGTAAGAGTTGTTGTGccgaaataatgcaaagttttaaaatgtcatatttttgttattccttgtccgattttgaagagattttcagtgttttgtacGTCTGATTTcttttatctgttcaaatcatgaTATTTACAGCCTGGAATACCCCTTCAACCAAAGGtcaagattttgaattttcaagataattttgaaattttcagtatagTATCATGTTAAACATAAATAGGGGTAATAAATCTAGTAATTCCGGGTACCATTCGGCATTTTTGCCAGTACATAGTGGCATGACTGAGACAAAAGTAAAATTAAACTCTGTGAGAATGGTTATTTTATAACACACAAAATACGAAAGGAAAACAAGTTTCTTACTTAAGGTCAAGCATTATTTGAGGTCGGCGAACTTAggattttattatcatatgaatgtgtttatcattattattcatcttacatgtaattgttttcaaagttgGAACTGCTACTATATTGAATTTCCTAATCATGGTAAATGCAGGTGAGACTCCCAGATGCGTTCCACTCGTCTAATTTTTTACCTCAACGTATAAATGAGAACCTCGTAATATTCTATTAAGTATAATGAGAACATTTGATGTTGTGACATTGACATCGTGCCACTTTTTCCCCGAATAAAAACTTTTGAACAATTTGAATTGTAGTGAGGCTGTGCATGTAGAAAGCTCAATGGTTGATCTACTGGATACAAATTTCAAGATTTGCGGATTCTCCTACTTTTATCAAGTAGGGGCAAATGAATTGCTTGTAatcacatattaaaaaaaaaaaaacctgtttaatttacatgaaattcatgcattttatttttggaagagAATTAGGTATCAATATGTATGATGGCTGTATCCGTTTTAATTGTTTCCATGAATGCAGGATTGCATCGCGTATGCTTCGGCTTTCTTTGATGAAGAGATAGATGAACTCCCACATGAATCATCAAAGACTGAACCCACCAAGCAACCAGACAGCATCCATACAACATTTAGACAGCATCTAAGCACCATACCAAGCATCCAGACTACATCCAGGCACATCACCAAGCAACCAGAGAGCATACAATCACCACACCAAGCAACCTGACAGCATCCAAGCAACCAGACATCATCCAGGCACCACACCTAGCAACCAGACATCATCCAGGCACCACACCTAGCAACCAGACATCATCCAGGCACCACACCTAGCAACCAGACATCATCCAGGCACCACACCAAGCAACCAGACATCATCCAGGTACCACACCAAGCGACCAGATATCATCCAGGCACCACACCTAGCAACCAGACATCCAGGTACCACACCTAGCAACCAGACATCATCCAGGAACCACACCTAGCAACCAGACATCATCCAGGCACCACACCAAGCAACCAGACAGCATCCAGGTACCACACTAAGCAACCAGACATCATCTATAAGGCACCACACTTAGCAACCATACATAATCCAAACACCACATCAAATTAATGGAGGTTCTGATGATCCTTGATGTAATCAGTGGAGGTCTAACCAATCTATTCCCTTATGACCCTGAAGCATGAAAGACTGGGTAGGAAGAAGAACAAAATGGAGAAAATGGTAAAGGAGacgagagagagaaggaaagagtaGATGTCATCCAATCACGCTGATGTTCCTTGAGATAAGGAGAGAAattcccccgcccccccccccactcagtGTTTAGGGTACGCATATATGCTCGTTCCCTCCCTTTGAAAGCACCCCCCCCTATCGAAGGTCTTCCAAATTTCTGAAACCCCCCCCTTTCGAGGGCTTTTCGCgggctttttttttgctttggaGACCCCCCTAAATCCGAAAAACTGCTCAATGTACCCCCTATTTCAGGTGAGCTCTCATTTCAACAAAAGGTCCTTActttacttttcaaaatgaaataatcctgAATGAGCTTTCAAAACTAGCAGgaatttgatcaatttttctatGTTACTCAAGACATTCTATAACCCCCTTTTAAAATTTCTCAGGAGTccaaagagagagataaaaaaacacccccttttttaaagaaatctctgggtgaaaatacaaatacacCCCTTTTTTTACAATTAGCGGGCCGGACTTGTCCCGCGAAAAAGTACCCCTTTACCGGACATTTTGGGAACACGCATGCGGTCCTTCCGACCccggagtggggggggggggcggggaaaTTCCTCGTCCAGTAACTCAAATGCCTTTTCTATGAAGGTATGTTATCTTTGAAATATGTCTATTAACTTATTTTCTGATTTGTTCATAAGATTTGTGTTGAGAAAGCTTTTTTTCAAACCAGGGTGTCATAATATAATCGCTTATGCCCCATTCGAGGTCCCGAGAGATAAGTTTAGTTCAGATGAAAATATCGTATGCACTTATTTGTTATTTCAGAAACACAAAAATCAACTTCTAGTACATTTCTCATAATTATACTTTTAATTTTAGACGATCGGAGCAGCAAGGGTGATGGCACCAGATGGCATGTTGGGTGATGGCACCAGATGGGTGATGGCACCAGAGGATCTGGGATATTTCAGCCACatttttccccgatcggccgctcgaagctgatttttgtttgtttctttgaaggggtcatttctaagctttattcttataaatcaacataaatatgtaataatctcataagccttatttaaatagtgcgagctattttatttactttttatttcatgtattttgtcctaaaatttaaacACTCTGGGCATTGTTTGTtatcctaaacgagatgtgtatccaaaaaaattattactgcgagcgcaaagcgcgagcagaaatgttcaatatacatgtacgtttGGATCTGATCAAAAAAATGgtctgttaacggctgcttgcagttagccatgaagacgtgcagttagccatgaagacgttacatatttcaactatcaaaataatgcgaagcgcgagctgaaaatgttgacatttctacctgaagaatggaaattctaagcactttttggaATCGTAAATAGGATAAGtatataattaaacaattgatgcgagcgcgaagcgcgagcggaaaaattcgagatttacacctaaaaatgggacactctattcatgttttgtaaaccaTGAAAGGGATGTGTAAATGAAAATCTTCatacattaataatgcaagcgcaaagctcgagcagaaaatttttgatattgtgaaattaaactggataatgatttaaatagagaacaagctgcatatctgaataaacatgcacgCGCGTgttcagatttcgacctagaatctgggcactCTATAcccttttttatcatgaaaatcaataaagcgagcgcgaagctcgagcttaaaatatttgatattccggtctgaaaaggggtcaatttaagctctgtatttcaagcattttgtaggaaaattgtgagatgatatgtttcattattattactttgagttttgacataggaccgggacattctaagaacattatgtcatcatatgaaaaggTATGcgagctgatacgttttgacaatctgacctgaatagggatattttgaactttatggaatacaggaaaataataggtaccagacaaatcaaattttgcgagcgcgcagcgcgagcagaaattattaatattcagaccataaaacagattttttacagagcacttaaaaaaatcaatttgtaaatcaattatgaaagttcgatttccaagCTGAAATATGTATTGTATATTGACTACAAAATtcgatattttaagctccatattgagcaagatttctaaatcacctaacaggcaatgcgagcgcaaagcgcgagcgaaattttattattttccaagtcttcccctcatcttactttattcatttgtcttcctcttatgtttctcctccttttttctcctttcttttcccttctttttttctttctttcccccttttttcttttttatttgctccgccaatagggggggggggggggcggcccctcggccccctggatccgcttaTGAagcccaccccagaaaaaatgtatattctaATAAATAGATCAATCAAACAATGATAACGttaaaaacttcatcaaatcaaaatcgtttcgcttatttttcacaaaacagtttcatggataactcggtgacatgcaaatgagagagttgatgatatTCCTCGctcaccattttttttaattgttttaattatacaaatatttcaatattttacacTATCGTGCGCTTagagggatgctccgggcttaagatatttatatctaaataaatagagtaaaattcacaaagcaaaatgctgaaaatttgatcaaaatcggataacaaatagcaagttttttaattttaaagtttatcaatatttttttttaaacagtgatatgcacatcgtcacaaatattatattattattattcataggtGGGCTAAATATGTCAAATCCCCActtccctttttcttatgttattacatgaaatcataattgtttcatttcttttaataaatgtgcaaatgatgtgtctccattattatgaaataagttgcagcaagaaattactaatgcacttaatcagttgtaaatccatttttttttagttcttggtagaaatttttggaataaacctgatttcgtgtaatgaaatacaaaagaacaagtggggatatgacatcaccagcccacctaatgcatattcatgaagacacaccgagaactgtttcaccggaataatgcaaatctttaaaactcaataactacgttatttgttatcaaatattaaaattttcagcatttcgctccgtgaattttactctatttatcgagatgtaaatatcttcagcctggagcatccctttaaggatCTCCTTGCCCATGCGCAATGTGATTATTTATTTTCGATGCCTTGAAAATTATGACGAGaaaccttttttgtttttctattaGTCACAATTGTAATGATTATTGTTTAGACCAAACCATAGAATGTAGACATAATCTGGTGAACACttcagaaatgaaatgaatga
This genomic interval from Lytechinus pictus isolate F3 Inbred chromosome 3, Lp3.0, whole genome shotgun sequence contains the following:
- the LOC129256473 gene encoding uncharacterized protein LOC129256473, whose protein sequence is MAYMRRRHNDHEDSKSINSGIVFSNNWTSNRFSFPDITAYKGEIDRNCSDFKHEFGDDKDCIAYASAFFDEEIDELPHESSKTEPTKQPDSIHTTFRQHLSTIPSIQTTSRHITKQPESIQSPHQAT